In one Candidatus Methylomirabilota bacterium genomic region, the following are encoded:
- a CDS encoding slipin family protein: MRGLDWTLGLIPVVVIAFFVLLNSVRILREYERAVIFRFGRQSPAIINPGGDGTGPGLILLIPFVDKMVKVSLRTVVMDVPPQDVITRDNVSVKVNAVIFFRVLDANKAVISVEDYLYATSQMAQTTLRSVLGQQELDDLLASREKINEELTRIIDQHTTPWGVKVAAVEVKNVDLPQDMQRAMSKQAEAERERRAKVINAEGEFQAAAKLAEAAAVLTRFPIAVQLRYLQTMREIASERNTTTFFPLPIDLFAPILRALGESQAAKP; encoded by the coding sequence ATGCGTGGTCTCGACTGGACGCTCGGCCTGATCCCCGTCGTCGTCATCGCCTTCTTCGTCCTGCTCAACTCGGTGCGGATCCTGCGCGAGTACGAGCGGGCGGTCATCTTCCGCTTCGGCCGGCAGTCGCCGGCCATCATCAACCCGGGCGGCGACGGCACCGGCCCTGGGCTCATCCTGCTGATTCCCTTCGTCGACAAGATGGTCAAGGTGAGCCTGCGGACGGTGGTCATGGACGTGCCGCCGCAGGACGTGATCACCCGCGATAACGTCTCGGTCAAGGTCAACGCGGTCATCTTCTTCCGCGTGCTGGACGCCAACAAGGCCGTGATCAGCGTCGAGGACTACCTCTACGCGACCTCCCAGATGGCGCAGACGACGCTCCGGAGCGTGCTGGGCCAGCAGGAGCTGGATGACCTGTTGGCCTCGCGGGAAAAGATCAACGAGGAGCTGACCCGCATCATCGACCAGCACACGACCCCGTGGGGCGTGAAGGTGGCCGCGGTCGAGGTCAAGAACGTGGACCTGCCCCAGGACATGCAGCGGGCGATGTCGAAGCAGGCCGAAGCCGAGCGCGAGCGGCGGGCGAAGGTCATCAACGCGGAGGGCGAGTTCCAGGCCGCGGCGAAGCTGGCCGAGGCGGCCGCCGTCCTGACCCGTTTCCCGATCGCGGTCCAGCTCCGGTATCTGCAGACCATGCGGGAGATCGCGTCGGAGCGGAACACCACGACGTTCTTCCCGCTGCCCATCGACCTGTTCGCGCCGATCCTGCGCGCCCTCGGGGAGAGCCAGGCGGCCAAGCCCTGA
- a CDS encoding nodulation protein NfeD: TILNAEIPVIVYVAPTGARAASAGVFITMAAHVAAMAPATNIGAAHPVAASGGEMGKEMSKKVANDAAAFARSLAAERGRNVEWAEKAVRASVSVTEREAVKLKVVDLIADNLQDLLAKVDGRTVKTVRGTVTLETRNAEVKRIEVGFRDRFLALITDPNIAYILMMVGMLGIFFELQNPGVVLPGVIGGISLILAFFAFQSLPINWAGVLLILFGVALLIAEIKIASHGVLTIGGVVAMVLGSFMLYEAPELGFRVSWTVILPTVGAMAGLIAWAVSAGLRAMMKPSVTGPESMVGRLAVARSVLGPAGGPDGQVQVDGEIWRAVADGGVIPAGEKVRVTAVDGLTLRVSRAGDRP, from the coding sequence AGACCATTCTCAACGCCGAGATTCCCGTCATCGTCTACGTGGCTCCGACGGGCGCCCGGGCGGCTTCGGCCGGCGTCTTCATCACCATGGCGGCGCACGTGGCGGCGATGGCTCCCGCCACCAACATCGGCGCGGCCCACCCCGTGGCGGCGAGTGGTGGCGAGATGGGCAAGGAGATGTCCAAGAAGGTCGCGAACGACGCGGCCGCCTTCGCCCGCAGCCTGGCCGCGGAGCGCGGTCGCAACGTCGAATGGGCGGAGAAGGCCGTTCGCGCGTCGGTGTCGGTGACGGAGCGCGAGGCGGTGAAGCTCAAGGTCGTGGATCTGATCGCTGACAACCTCCAGGACCTGCTCGCCAAGGTGGACGGCCGGACGGTCAAGACCGTGCGCGGCACCGTAACGCTCGAGACGCGGAACGCCGAGGTGAAGCGGATCGAGGTCGGGTTCCGCGACAGGTTCCTTGCGCTCATCACGGATCCCAACATCGCGTACATCCTCATGATGGTCGGCATGCTGGGAATCTTCTTCGAGCTGCAGAACCCCGGGGTGGTCCTGCCGGGCGTCATCGGCGGCATCTCCCTCATCCTCGCCTTCTTCGCCTTCCAGAGCCTGCCGATCAATTGGGCGGGTGTCCTGCTTATCCTGTTCGGGGTGGCGCTGCTCATCGCGGAGATCAAGATCGCGAGCCACGGGGTGCTCACCATCGGAGGCGTCGTCGCCATGGTCCTGGGCTCCTTCATGCTCTACGAAGCGCCCGAGCTGGGGTTCCGCGTCTCGTGGACGGTGATCCTCCCGACGGTGGGCGCGATGGCGGGCCTCATCGCCTGGGCGGTGTCGGCGGGACTGCGCGCGATGATGAAGCCGTCGGTGACGGGGCCGGAGAGCATGGTGGGCCGCCTCGCGGTGGCCCGCTCAGTCTTGGGACCGGCTGGGGGGCCCGACGGGCAGGTGCAGGTGGATGGCGAGATATGGCGCGCGGTGGCCGACGGGGGCGTGATCCCCGCAGGCGAGAAGGTACGCGTGACTGCGGTGGATGGGCTGACGCTCAGGGTCAGCCGCGCGGGCGACAGGCCCTAA